The DNA region TTTAGCCCTCCTGTTGTGTGTGCATAAGATGTAGTTGAAGTGAAaatagcaattatttttttctttcttctgataATTCCTTTTAAATCACCATCCATCATCAAATACCTGGCGTTCGAATTACACAGCTCAGACACCTGCTTAccagtaaaattaaatttctaattATTGCCAGTGGTTGTGTTTGTAGGATTTGTGCCTGATCCTAGAGTTTCCTCACAAGCTGCTCAGAATGCTTTACACTCGTAGTGGAGACACAAACCTGCCAGTGTTAAACAAAAAAGTCTTTAGAAAGTCAAGGCTGTTCCTCTTCATTTTTGTCTAAATAGCCCATTCAAAACTGAATTTGGTGGGGCAGGAACTGCTCTGTAGTGGATGAAGAATGCCTCCATAAGTGACTGGACTGAGGTCTCTCAAGTTTTAAGTTTCACTGAGCTCCAAATGGGAGGATAGTGTGGATATGAATGGGATAAATGATGTCCTGGAGTTGGCCTGTGACAACACTGCCCAGTCAGGGACCGCCAAGATGAATAtccagaaaaggagagaaaaatcttcTTTCCAGTATTGCCAGGGAAGTTTTTCTTAACCTTGTAAAAAAAACATGCAGTCCCTTGCCTAGGTACCAACAGAGACTGGAGACAGAAGCGTGTGAGGAATGGAGATGGGTGGCAGGAAGAATTAATGAAGGAGTTGTGCACAGGATGAGTTACAGTTCCAAAAGTGTTACAACATCAACTTTCATTCTGATGTGAAGACCATGACCAGCTGCTGAATTCTGGTCCTGCAGAACTCTCACTTCTTCAGTGCACAATCCACGGACTGCAAGGCACAGACCCTGTTTCTCCCCAGATAAATGCCAAAGCTGTGTATCTGCAAAAATAAAGGCCACTAAATGGTGTCTGAAGTAGCTATTAATCTTGGGAATTAGTTGCTCCAAGTGCAGATTGCAAGTAtaggaaacaacaaaaaaatggaattaaattagGGAGATTTATCGCGAGCAGTTGTTGCACGGTGGTTTGGGTTTCAGcgagagcacagagcagagaaagatCAGCACAAAGACATAAATAAAGTAGGAGTACTCCAAGGAAAAATCTTGTTTACTCTGTGCAAGCAGCCATGTCATTTGTCACCTCGGAGCAAAGGGGCCAGGGCATGAGTGGGAGCTCCTGGATGTGCCTGAGAGGTGCTGGATCAAGGTGCAGGTGTTAATATTGAAACAGTGTCTGTGAAAGGAATTGGAGAATCCTGTGGTGTCAGACAAAGCCCTCTGAGCAGTAAAAAATCAAGAGAGGTGGGAGAGGTGGCAGGGTTGTGATTCATTCCTCTCTGGATGCTCTGAAGCTGTCTGAGTGAGCCTTTCAGAAATTGCAGCACAGATTTCAGATGGTGTTGGATGAGATCTGGGTGGAGGTGACAGTGACCTGCAGgtcactgctgagctctgccagcatcCCAAGGAGACACTTCTGTCCTTAGGGAGTCACCTTTCCATGGGCTGGCCTGTGAGCTGTCCACAGCTACCACTGGATGAGGAGAGAAGCCTAAGGAAAATGGCCTGTTTGAAGGAAAACTGGgataaattctgttttaaatgccttcctgcagctctgggggagaggagagctggtgagatggggcagagcaggtgacagggacctggagctgtgctccctgcagggacagccctcTCAGCAGCCAGGTGCAGGGTGGAGCCTCTGTGGCACAAAACGCTCTCCAGCCCAAAtgctccctccctgtccccttctgtgcctgaaggagctgtACCATGGGGCCACCTCAAGCCCTGTcaacccccaaaacccagctgCACCTATGGGGATGACTCCGTGGACCAAGCAGGGtctgcagaaacacagcagtGCAGGCTCCTTGCATTGCACAGGGGTTCCCAGGAACCCCTCAGGGAATCCCAGACCATGCAGAGACACAGCACTTGTGCTGTCCCACTGGGATCCCCCACCCTGTACCTCTGCAGCTGTGCGGGAGGTGACCCTCTCCACTGTAACTCTTCATTCCCTTTGTCCCCAGAAGAGCAATCCCTGGTTTTACTTCCCAGCAAAATTCCCTGGCGTGAACTGAGCAGACTTtgttacaaataaaattttaatagcaGTAGAGATACAGAGAGAACTGCCCAAAGCACAGTTACTGCTAGAAAACCTTTAGGAACCTCAACtctaaataaatcaaatatattcCCATAACTACTGAGCTTTTTAAGGCAGACCTTGCTCTTTTGTCAGGTTCTCATCATCATATTCTGGCAAGCTCCAAGATGAAATCCTTTGGCTTCCACCAGCATGCAGCTACTGACACTTGGGCATGGATCAAAGTGAATTACCACAGCTTTCAGGTGTAAGGAATAActggaagataatttttttttgtgtatccACAGGATATAACACTCCTCTACACTCCAGACCCATTTTAGAGTGGATGTAAAATAAATCCAGTGCATCCAGCAaggctcctctctgctcagcagggctgcagccaggtaAAGTGAAGGCAAACAGGGCTTAATGTCTGTATCTTGACAGCTTTTGTGGTTCTGTTCCTTCCTTCATTCAGGTGGAGGCTGGACAAGGTGCTGGAGGAGAAATTCAGGGGGAATTATAAAATTAACAGCCCCCACATCTGGCTCAGcgagccctgagcagccctcCTGGTGTCTCTAAAGTTACACACATGCGgatatacatatttatacacACCAATGTATGAATGCCCCGTTCTTACAGCTCTCCATTGGCACCTGCCTCTGTGTCCATCCCAGGCAGGATGCTGGGCAGTTCCAGCCTGCCTCCACGAGTCCATTCCCATCCTCCAGGCCCTGGATGTCCACGGAGATTTCCAAAACCCCACGTCCACTCCTTCCGTCCCTCCCATTGTCAGGCACAGCCTGACTCATGTCCCCTTCCttgctttctctgtgtgctCATGTCATTTCCAAGCCACCTTCCTTCCCTATTCCACAccccaatttatttttttcctaagggtCTTTCCCCTCCTTCCAAACGGTTTTCAGAAAACCAGCGTCACCCTGGTTCAGTGACAGCCCCTGGATGTTTATCGTGTCGTTAAACCATTTCCTTCGAGTGGGCTCCAGATGAAGTTATCACTTTGTCAAGGCGTGATGCAAACCCACAGCGGGAAGCACACAAAGGGAGAGCCCACCAGGCTCTCGGGAAGTTTGGGTGAACTGTTTGCAAAAATCTGCCCGGCCCACCCCTCCGAGACCTTTATTTCCCCCTGCGGCAGCTGTCATCTGATCCCACGCCTCGCCTCTGAATGGGGCTCTCGGAGGATGCCAGATGTTGGGAACAAAGGTCTAAAAATAATCTTCCCAAGTAATCTTCCCGTCCATCACTCAAGGAGAGCGTGAGCTTTGTGCGAACATGTGAGCCGAGAACCTGATCTGACTTAAACAAGTTCAACAGCAGCTCccggcttctgcctctgggctcctttttttttttttttttttttttttttttttttcctttttttttttttttttttctttaattccttcccctttcccttcccagaagCCGCGCAGGGAAAAGCGGCTGGGAGCGCTCAGCCCTcgctctcccttccctccctccctgccaaaCCCCGCACCCCGAGAGCTCCGGGGCTCCTTCTTCCACCTCTCCCTGGCGAAAAAAAtgagctccaggctgctgccagggatgcgTTTGTGTcagcagctcttggctgctgccctgtgtgCGCTGGTCGTGCTGCCGGagccgggctgtgcccgggctCTCTGGAAACGCGCTCTGCTGAAAATGACGGAGAAATACGATGTGAGTGATGCCGGGGGGGTTCGGGGATGCTGGCCGCGGGAAGGAGAGTTATCCGTAAGGGGTTTGGGATAAAGGAGGGTTTGGGTCGGCgggctggctctgtgtcacAGCCATCGGTGAAGTTTTCCCAGGCTGTGCGGAACTTTTGCCACCTagctgctgcagggggaagCTTGGGGAGCGGGGAGAGAGCTTTGGGATGGCACCGGCACCGCTTTCCCTGGAAACTCCCCGGGACAGCCTCGAAAAGGGACCGGAGACAAGGGGGATGCAAACCCTGCGGCTCCGGGGAGAGGTTTAGTGCGAGGAAGATAATGGGATTTATTGCTTGGAGCGGGGAGggttccctgcccagctcctgtgctgccttttgGGGTAACTTTGGGTAAATGtgtgctggagggagggatgggggcaTTACCCACGGTTCTGTAAAtccctggagcacagagagctcagccccacagtGCCATCGCCCTAAAGGGTGGCAATCCCAGAAATCCATCCCCgtggctgtgcctggcacaTCCCCTGCGAGCAGAGCCGCTGCCCACGCCCTGGCACACCCTGGGTGCCACCATctgtgcctgctcctggcagcctgcaggcTCCACGGGGCACTGAGCACTGCCACCAGCTCCAAACCCACTTTGGAGAGAGCTGCACAAAGCAGAGTTGCTGCTAGAAAACCTTTGGGAGCCTTCACTCTAGATAAGCAggagtgctggagctggaactggGACAGAACGAGTGCAGGGGGTGGTGCTGGGTCTTGCCCTGGTGTGTCTGGGCCAAATGACTGTCAGAGATGGTCACAGAGGAAATgggaattgaaaaaaaaggaaataatatgaTAGCTTGAGGTTTTGGACCTGCTGTttaaaaaagtggaaaaaaaagttataaaattgaaatttttactTGATCCATTCAGCTTCCCTTAGAAACCAGCACTGAGCCAAGGTTTCTGCCCCTTGAATTGCTTGGGTGCACCCTcaaacagtttattttcttacGCTCAGGTCTGATTGCATCTTCCAACCACTGCATGTGTATAAACAGCACCTTGGTGTCACAGGCAGATCCCTCCatctgttttctgcagcttttaattGAAAAAGGGTGTTTTAATGCCCATGATTTCTAGAGTGATGTTTGTGCATGGCCACGTGTGGTTTGTGCAATTGCTGACTCCGAATTGTGACACACACCCCTTGCCCCCAATGAGCAAACTAAAATTCTGTCTTGTCTCCTGGAAATCGTGCAGAAAACATTGTGCTGATATTTGAAAGGCACCTCAGGATTTTGTAAGAGATCTTCATTATAGCCTCTCTTGGGCCTGGGTGTCCTCTGGTTTGTGCTCCAATTGGAAAATGATGATCTAaagagctgcatttcctgcaaAATCACTCACTGGAAAGTGCATTTATCTGGAGGTTCTTCTGCCATATGTCAATGTGAAGCTCAAATGTAATAGGAACTATGAGGTGAATGACCCAGAGAGATAGGACAGGGGCAGAAGAGGAATTTACATGTTGATTTTCAGATAAGGAGCCAGCTCCCCTGGGGATATATCCTCTCCTTTCAACCTGCACTTCTTCAAAGGGCTGTTTTTCCTGGCAGCCCTGAATCCAGGTGCTACTGATCTGGCAGGCTCAGCTAGAATTGCTCACATTGACAGAAACCTTGatccagggaaaacagaaaatgcttttctttctcctcctcaaaGCCTTGTCAGGGGGAAAGCGTctgctctccatcctctccTGCACCAGGAGGCAGTTCTGGCAGCCCCTCTGCTTTCTCACAgggatgttttctttcctacCAAATGCTCTGTGTTCCCTGTGGTTGGAAAATCAGAGtctgggggcagagcagctgatgTGTGAGCCGCTTGGCTAGAGGGATGACAGATGGAGGTGCTCATGGCAACGTGCAGCCATGTGGGACCCCAaaggacacagctctgtgtggcCTGAGCCCAGAAAATCTCCTCCAGCAGGAGGAGTGTATCCAGAAAAATGCTGGGTGCAGAATGGCAGGCAGGTGTGAGGATGAGGAGTGGCTTGGGGTCTGGCCAGGGGGTTTTCATTCACCCTGGGTGAGGAAGGGTGTTGGCTGGCAAGGAGGGGTCAAgtggggctggagaagggagaaagaggGATTGCAGTGAGGAGAAAAACCTGGCAGCCgcagtgggatgcaggagctgggctttaAAACAAATCCATGTATTTTCCAGAAGGACACTTGTCAAGTTTAGAGATTTGCAGCTGGTGTTCTGCAGCCTCCACCCTCCAGGACTGTTCCcatggggcagagggagggagctACCTGGGAGTGGGTTCAGTTCATAATAAAACACCCATCGTGTCTATTGGGAAAAACTGGCCCAGTCTGGACTTCATTCCACTGTCAGCTACAGCAAGTGTTTTAGAAAAATCCCAGCCTTCTTCTAAAGTTTTCCAGAAATGAAGAATTCCTCACAGCTGCTGTAATGCTCTTCCAACAATTTATTTAccctccagcagccagctgccatAAATCAGCCCTGGGGTACCCTCTTTGTGTTCTGGCCCCCATATCCTCAGAGTAacctgtgagcagagcagcctcagcctccCCTTTGGAGCCtgcacacacacgcacacctctttctgtatttcctgctTTCCAGCCTTTTACTCCTTATTGTGCATCTTTTTGGAgcccaccccagctctgcagggttcTTCCAACTGCAAACAGTAGATCCAAAATGACAAATCCTGAGCTAACAACAGGAGAATATTATTCCCATTGCTTTGGTCTTGTCCTTCAGATTGTTTAAGCTGCCTTCAGTCTCACGTTTGCCTCTTTGACCATCACTGATGGGTGATTTTCCAGGTCTTTAATGGAAATATTGGAGGATTCAAAGTTCCCTCTGactgtgtattttttgttgttttgtttgttttatggcCAGTGTTTGGGAACACCTGCCAGGGCCAGAGCTGGTGGTGGGAGGATGAAATAAACCCCATGTGTCACCTCGAGGGGCTCCATGCAGAATATGAATTagcagagagctgtgctttgACACAAGCTCAGGGACCAGTTCCAGACACAAATAACAGAACaaatctgggatttttgggaggcAGACTGCATCCCTCAGTTGCTATTGGAATAATGGCTGAGACTGAATGATTCCATCCAGGTTCTTCCTCATCTTTCTTGACTTCCAGGGTTCCTCAGCTGAACTCTGAATTTTTCCCCTTACTTTGTTTCTGGCTATCTAAGGCAGATATtctcattaaattatttaataagtCTCCCTGGGAAACAGAAATTTACCTCCtgcactgaaaaatgtttttaaagaaattttgacTGTCATGACCatctgcaaaaataataaatcagagCCAAACTGTGAACGCTGGgagaactttttaaaaaccttaCGGCCCAAACCTGAAGACAACCTTAACCAGGTTACTTTGGGGAATGAGGGAATCCTATTTTATATGCACATAAACAAGGGGgtttattaaacaaaataagtaaaatattcttattttgaaagcaatgaGCTGTGAGCAAGAGGTGACCAGAGAAAATGGGCAGGGAGGTCATGAGGTACAAAGTTATTTGGCTACAACTGTTATATTGTTCCCCAACGGAAATTTCATTCATGGAGCCAGCTGTTCATTGCAATTTTGGCTTCTTGGTTTCTGAATCATCTGTGAAGCAACTGCAGTaattgtttggtgttttttttttcatgtgtccATTATTTGCCAGTATTATTTTGGTCCCATTTCCCTCTGCAGATGGCCTTTCAAATAGAATAGTAAACTGTGACCTTCCAGGATGAACACTCCCTCCAACAAGGAGACCTGTTCAGTGTTTGGAACTGCACAGATTTATTGCTCAGTGTTCCCTTATATCCCAAAATTATAGCTGGTATGAACATTTTCTCTATTTAAAATCCAGCAAGCCAAAAAGAAGCCCCccaaaaaagtgtattttcaatatcttcaattttaaaacatgtttcaaATTTGGAGCGTTTACAGCTTTTGAGGAATGGACTAATATGAGAGCTTGCTCCTTCAGCGTGGAAAACATCATCAAAATTGGGTTTTTCCAAACCTTTTTAGTGGTGTAAACAGCCTATCAGTTAATGGGAGAACAATGTCACAGAAgggttttaaatgaaaaagcagaagaaatttgTTTATTGATATTGGGAACAGGGCAGGAGACTGTCATTAGTGAAAACATCCGGAATTCTCTGTCTCTCTGACACTCCATCTCCTGCAATGGCCTCTCCTTGGCCAGCTTTTGGGAGAATCCATGTGGGAACAGGCTGTTGTCAAGGGACAAGATGCTCCAAAGGAGCCATTGGGAGTTCCAGCATAAGGATGGAGCAGGATGTAGAGAGGGATATTAATCTCACCTCCAGTTTCTCCACGGCCTGGTGGTGAAATATCCTAGAAACCCCTGGGGGACTGTTGCACCACGTTTATTCTTGGAATAACACCCCCAGTTTCTCATCACTGATTTTGTAACACAGCAGTGATTTGGCCCAGTGTATCTTTACacacatttttatgtatttatgacTTTACCAGCCTGCTCATGAGGCCATGGCAGCGCGCTCTTCACACCCCTGCCTTGATGCTGATCTCTTCCAAAAGTGCAAATCCAGAATCCACTTTTGATTTTATGAATGATTGTTAAATGGCTGTTAATAAATCTGAGACCTGAGTGCCCTGAGCCCTTTCTGCAGCCCAGAGGTGAGGGAGTGGTTGAGCCACAGGTGAGAAAGGAGTGGGCTGGGGTGATTCACCTCTCTGCTGGAGGGATTTGGCTTCTTGCTAAAACAGCCCCAGTGTGAAAAATACCTGAATGGTGCCTCATACATGTTCTTGTGCCTGTTAATGCACTTTACACCTCCCTTGTCCTGACAGTGTGCAGTGAGCAGCTCAGCTTCTTTCCGCTGCAGTGAAATATGGGCTCAGTTTCTTTGGGACAAAGCTGGCATCACTCTCACAGATCTCACCAGAATGTCCCGTGGTTTAGAAATGGTCTCTAATTTAACAGCCCAGAGCTCCACTGTGGATAAACTTGAAAGGCTCCCCTATAAATTCTGGTCCAGACAGGGCGATAGAGATGGAAGGAGCCCACTGAGGAGAGAGGTGCTACCAGGGACATTAGTCTCACATCCCAAAACAACATAGTGCCCTCATTTCCCTACTTCCCTATCAAAGTGTTTTGGTGTCCTCATCATGAGGATGCCTGGAGTCTTCTCTCAGTTTCCCAGACAAGTATAAAAGactttaaaggattttttaacCTCCTAATTTTCAATGCAATAATCTCAATTATAAATTGAGATATTGCAATTACAATAATTTAGTGCTTGTTTGGTGTTTCCAAAGCACTCCACTGAGGGGATCATacagtgctgggggagctgcacaGTTaattctcctctctgctgaacccccaaaacccactcTGAAACCCCTTGTGATGTAGCATTCACATTCCTTGAACATGATTCTTTGgaccaggatttttctcctgggaagctgaaaggcagcgagaggcctcagaaaaaaaggaaaacaattcttatctcatttgcttctcctgtgttgtgctcatgtggaatgtgtttggagattgtttacccacaggtgaaTGTTCCATTGCACTCtgctgtgaattgttttgattcattggccaatcagggccaagctgtgctgggactctggaaagagtcacgagtttctcattattatctttttagcattcattAATTAccctttctgtattctttaatataatatagtatcataaagtaataaatgagccttctgagaacacagaATCAAACACATATTCTCTCCCCTCATCAGGGTAGCCTGCTTTTACAACCCCTTGTCCCATTCCTTACGGGATGTTCCGTAACTCACCTCACACCAACCtgacttccttttcttctctttgcaaaGGATTATGAGTACCCTCTTCATtctcacagctcccagcagcagaagaacGACCGgtgcccgccgccgccgcagaGCCTGCCGGAGCGCGCCTGCGAGGTGCCCAGCTGCCGCTCCGACGCCGAGTGCCAGCGCCACAAGCGCTGCTGCTACAACGGCTGCATCTACGCCTGCCTCGAGTCCGTGCAGCCCCCGCCAGGTACAGGGAGCCCCGGGGCggctggcagagggagcagcttgTGGGGATGGGGGTGGTGGTGGTCTTCAGGTGCGTCGGGCGCGGGGTCGGAGCTTGGAGTGCGGGTTCTGCTCCGCACTTGGGGTTTCTGGGGGGTTGATGAGTGAAAAGGTGTCCGAGGCAAGCTGGTGTGGGAAAATTTCTACTTGGCTGAGTTGTAGAAGTCACTCAAAGCCAGTTGTTTTCCTGGGATGGCATTTTccatgccccatccctgaaggtgtcCAAGGACAGGCAAACTGATGTGGCAAAATTTCTACTTGGATGAAGTGTAAATGTCACTCAAGGACAGTTGTTTTCCTGGGATGGCATTTTCCatgttccatccctggaagtgtccaaggcaaGCTGGTGTGGCAAAATTTCTACTTGGATGAGGTGTAGAAGTCACTGAAGGCCAGTTGTTTTCCTGGGATGGCATTTTccatgctccatccctggaagtgtccaaggcaaACTGGTGTGGCAAAATTTCTACTTGGGTGAATTGCAGAAGTCACTCAAGGTTAGTTCTTTTCCAAGGACAAGCAAACTGATGTGGCAAAATTTCTACTTGGGGGAATTGCAAAAGTCACTGAAGGCCAGTTGCTTTCCTGGGATGGCATTTTtcatgccccatccctggaagtgtccaaggacaAGTTGGATGAGTCTTGAACcagcctgggatagtgaaaAATCCCATGGCAAGGGATTGGAACGAGGTGATCCTTAAGGTCCTTtacaacccaaaccattctgtgttcctgtgtttctgtattCAGGAAAATCCCAGCCTGAATTAATGCTGGCAGAAGTGAGGCACCTCATcattccctgccatgggaatgggaatgggaagcagcagctgcttgggcCTCTAGGACACCAGGTTCTTATGGCCCTGGATAACATCCATGTCTCCCTTTCCACTGGGACAACAAAAACATGAATATAAGTCCAAATGAGATcaatccatcaggcagcctcCTACATGGATTTCCCACAGAGGAAATCCATTACTTTTCCATAACTCTgtgccctgtggctgctgcatcTTGACACTGTGGTCTcttatttctgtcttctgcagtCTTGGACTGGCTGGTTCAGCCCAAACCCCGCTGGCTGGGAGGCAATGGGTGGCTTTTGGATGGCCCAGAGGAAGTCTTACAAGGTACAGGacatttctctgtcttctctgcAATATCCATAATCCCAAAAGGCCCTGGAGAATAAAACCCTCATACACAGAGCTTGCCTGGgatgctgggctgctggggctgctggtaTTTGTCTGGAGTTTCCACAGGAATCACTCAGtgtggtgctgggagctgctttctgctgcagtAAATGCTTTTTATGGATATGGATTATCCCGCAGAGCACTAGGAATGCTGCAGGGACTGGGCTTGTACCCATTCTTCAAATAATAAGAGACATATCTTCCTTTTAGAAAAAGGCTTTGTCATCATACACATAATTTTCAGCCAGCAAGTGGGTGAACTTGGAATGGGAGATCCTTTAATCCAGAGTGGCCTCATCACCCAGATGCcttgggctggggctgtggcccTTGGATCTGAAGGTGACTTGGACAGGAGCCCTGGcaaactgctgcagagctgtgccaactggggcaTCTAAATTTGGAGACTGACAATGAGATTGAGCTTCTCATGTTCATTCCATAGGGAAAGgggttttaattaattttttccaataCCTAAAACTGAAATAAGGAAGGAGTGGGGAGGTGGGAAGAGAAGGTTTCTTCTATGGGGCATTCCCAGATGTGTGGACACCTGAAGTTTTTAggtttttcatggaaaagttAACCCAGCTT from Motacilla alba alba isolate MOTALB_02 chromosome 11, Motacilla_alba_V1.0_pri, whole genome shotgun sequence includes:
- the WFDC1 gene encoding WAP four-disulfide core domain protein 1 isoform X3, whose protein sequence is MSSRLLPGMRLCQQLLAAALCALVVLPEPGCARALWKRALLKMTEKYDDYEYPLHSHSSQQQKNDRCPPPPQSLPERACEVPSCRSDAECQRHKRCCYNGCIYACLESVQPPPVLDWLVQPKPRWLGGNGWLLDGPEEVLQAEACSTTEDGDEPLHCPTGYECHIINPGNTAEGIPNRGQCIKLRGNPGGSARKPALVGLGETQVGQPGNLP
- the WFDC1 gene encoding WAP four-disulfide core domain protein 1 isoform X1, whose protein sequence is MSSRLLPGMRLCQQLLAAALCALVVLPEPGCARALWKRALLKMTEKYDDYEYPLHSHSSQQQKNDRCPPPPQSLPERACEVPSCRSDAECQRHKRCCYNGCIYACLESVQPPPVLDWLVQPKPRWLGGNGWLLDGPEEVLQAEACSTTEDGDEPLHCPTGYECHIINPGNTAEGIPNRGQCIKLRGNPDGHNLRHKYYKEYFGSNSNNLVGYVKNQQKHLG